From Pan troglodytes isolate AG18354 chromosome 1, NHGRI_mPanTro3-v2.0_pri, whole genome shotgun sequence:
CAGCACAGGGAAGGTCACTCATCACCCACAGGCACTTGATCGTTATCCACCCTTTGATGAtgtgagattccagaacacgctGCACTGGTCTCTTCCTTGTTAGGGAGAGAGGGGAGTTGTTATGAGAAAATCTCTCATCAATCTGACCTAGCTCCCTAATAAGAAGTaacttttttaaatgtcagatggaaatatttaaaaagtgttacATACCTGTATAGTTTTAGTATTTTACTTAAAGGGAATGTGGCTGTCTTTACTGGCTACAACCAGTTTAATTCAAGAAGGGCTGCTAGTCATCAGGGGAAAAAGCAAGGGTTGGTGCTGCCCAGAGGCTCCAGCTAATACACAATATGGACATCCCCTTCCAGGGCAGCGGGAAGAGAGTGGCTCCTTGTGCAGTGAAGCTGACGTCCACCAACTAAGGCTTCTGgaagcatgtggagactcacaggGGGTGGGCAGGGTCTCGGCATCTGGCTAGCGGTGAAAGACCCTGAGAAGAAGGTGCTTTCCGTGTGGATTGGCTCACTGTTCTTGCCCAGTAACGTTCCAGGCCCTTGGTGTCCACCTAGTGTGTATTAACCCACTGAACAGCCACAGAAACTAACAAGGAATTAACAGACATCTAAAGAAGTGAAGAACTGGAGGAGGccaagccaagcgtggtggtcCACGCCTATactccctgcattttgggaggccaaggcaggagaatcacaagctcaggagttccagatcagcctggacaagacagcgagaccttgtcaccacacaaaaaaacaagcatacaggcgtggtggctcacacgcctctagtcctagctcctcaggaggctgaggtgggaggatcacttgaacccaggaaattgaggctgcagtgagctatgattgtgccaccgcactctagcctgagtgacaggagacctctaaaaaacaaaacaaaacaaaaaagcctgacacagtggctcacacctgtaatcccagcactttggtaggcctacTTGCGTGAATcacccaaagtcaggagtttgagaccagcctgaccaacatagtgaggaaaccctgtcgctactaaacatacacaaattagctgggcatggtggtgcatgcctgtaatcccagccacttgggaggctgaggcaggagaatcatttaaaccccaggtggaggttgcagtcagctgagatggcaccattgcactctaaactccatgctgggcaacaagagtgaaactctgtctcaaataaaagaatGGGAGGAAACTGATTACAATAACCAAATTTCATTTAAATGCCTTGATTTTCTTGGGCTGCATCTTATTGATTGGACAACTCAGTCAGtgccttttgttttttccatcAATAACTGAAGATTCCTGAGGCTTAAACTGGAAAACAGGTTACTTAATAATACAGGGCACCAGACAGATTCTGCtcagttttcctttatttctgattGTTTCTTTACAACCATCCATGCAAGAGTAACTCCCTCAAGTATTCTCAAGCCTCCACTCTACACATTCAGATTCCCATTTTCGACTCTACAGGACACAGGTCCCCAAAGTCCCATCGAATCCATGGCAACATTTCCCGCAAGTCCGGCCTCTGCTTGATCAGCTTTCCTTTCCCACTTTCAGAGCCCATGTGTGAAACGATGGGTTCTGTGCTCCCTATAGGGTGTACCTAAGACCTAGGTTTTAGTTTCCAAGTGTCCAGAAGAAAGCGTTTGACATATCCACCAAAATAGGCAGGCATTCAACAGCAGCATTGATCTGCCTCCAGGTCATAAAATGACCTGTTGCCACAGTCAGGGCAGTAGTCAGTACAGAACAAGATCCTCTTGGGGTGCCTTAAGTCCCTCACTCTCTTCATCAGCTCAGCCCTAAGTTGGGCAAATCTGCTCCAGCAGAGAGTACCATCAGCACCATAACTCTCCCGCGGGGCAGGATACAGCTCCAGGCATAACTTTCTGAGTATGATTGTGTGGCTCAGCAGGTTCTCCAGGGTTGCCATGCAGATGGGATTTCCACAGAAGCTGAAGGTGTTGAGCTCAAAGCAGTGGCTCAAGGCAGGCAGGATGGTGTTGACTTGGGAGTCTACGATGCCACAGTCATCTAAATCCAGGTACTCAAGGGTGGCTGCAACTTTTTCTAGGAGAATTTGGAGAGGCACAAGACTGTAATTGGTCAGTCTGATGCCATTCAGGTCCAGGGTCTTTAGTTGACTGATGCTCGGGCACTGGGATAGATGCTTCAAGTCTGATTCCAAAAGCGCACAGTTAGTTATTGCGAGGATCTTTAACGAGGTCTTCAGACAGCTgcggagagagagcaagaagttAATTCTGGGGAATCATAGGGGTGAGTGGAGGGTGGTGGGGAATGACTTCAAGGTAATGGATGGAGACCATTTTACCCAAGCCCAGGGTCATTCTGATTGTCTGATGGTCAACACTTAGGAAGCAGCGTGATGAAGACCTTTGCCACTGAGGTCAATTCCACTTTAGGCCTGGCgcagtaactcacacctgtaatcccagaactttgggaggctgagacaggtggattccttgagatcaggagtttgagaccagcctgctgatcatggcaaaacctcctctccgccaaaaatccaaaaattagccaggtgttgtggcaggcgcctgcaattccagctacttgtgaagctgaggcaggataattgcttgaacccaggaggtagaggttgcagtgagcagagatcatgtcactacactccagcctgggtgacagagcgagactctgtatttaaaaaaaaaaaaagagaaaaataattccatttgaggCTGAGTCATTTCACCATCATTTATAGGAATGGATCAAGTTCTCAGAATCCCTGAAgctccctttcctcatctgtcaggCAGAAAACCACATCCCTGGGCTACAGGAGCCCAGTGGAGATTCAGGCATAAAGGACAAACCCAGACAGGATCCTGCAACATCAGCTGGGGTGGGCAGGCTGCAGGCGTCCCTGACACGCCTGTATCATCAGCAAACCATCTATCACTTTCACCATTCTTTGTGCCTGCTCCCTGACCCTCTGTTTCAGAATCATGCATTTCCTAGGTAATTAATTTACCTGGAGctcaaaagaaacttttacaaCAGGGAATTAGAGATGGGATCATTCTTGTTCACGAAACTGTGGGGCACAAAGCTGATTTTctgacatgtgcaggtttgctgagCATTCCCCTCTTCAGTGCCCACTTCACTTCCCTACTTCCCATCAtcttcttaaaaattatcttgttggctgggcgtggtacctctcgcctataatcccagcactttgggagtccaaggtgggtgaatcacctgaagtcaggagttggagaataacctggccaacatggtgaaaccctgtctctacttaaaatataaaaattagccaggtgtggtggcccacgcctgtaatcccaggtactcaggaagctgaggcaggagaatcgcctgaacctgggaggcagaagttgctgagAGCTGAGATGtcacaactgcactctagcctggacaatcaaagtgaaaatccatctcagaaaaaaaaagttatcttgtttgtttttacttttatttattcatttctgacaGGGGTCTTGggatgttacccagactggtcttaaactcctaggctcaagttatcctcttgcctcagactcccaaagtgataggattacaggcatgagccagcgcccCTGGCctatttttcctcatcttcacttAGACACACGTCCTCAGGAAGAATTCAGAAAGGCACCCTCACTAGATCTGAACCCCCAGTAGCTAGCTTCCCAGCATGGCAGCCTCTCTATAGCATCTCCCCTAGCTGATCCCTCTGCCTCTATTGGGAGGGTTGCATGATACCCATTTCAGGACAGGGCCGCCAACAGGACAATGCATGGACATTCTAGTGTCCCCTTCACTGTTACATCCTCATAGGCTGGCTCACAGTAGAGGCCCACTAGTGTTTAGTGTAACAGGCTCTGCTGTGGTCTGCAGACAAAGCTCATCACCCTCCCTCACCTGAGCAGCTGGTCCAGGTGGCCTTCGAGGAAAGAAACAGAGTTCATATAAAGCTTTTGGAGGCAGCACAGCTTGAGGAACTGAGTGGTGAACTGGGTAACAATCTCCTTCTTCTGCTCTGGGGAAACGTAGCGAGAGACATCCATGTGGGAGAGAACGAGCTTCTGAAGATTCCTCATGTGGCCCAGGTATGGGGTAAACTGTGTCAGGATGGGCAGTATCCACTTGCAAttcacttccacctcctggatacAGTCTAGGTTCACCATTTTCAGGATGCTTCTGATATTGTGGAAGGGCATTCCCAAAATTTTCAGCTTCTTACAGCACAGGTGTAGTaaatctttcctctgcttgaCCCATAGAAGGAGGTAGGTGAGGTATTCATCCAGAGTCCTGTTCTTGAGCCAAAGTTCTATGAACACAGTCAAGGGCTGCTGTCCTCTCATCCTTGGACAGTCCTGCACTGTTTTTTTGTTCCTCTTGGCATTGAGGAAGCACCCGTGGGCCATAGCTTCAGACCAAACCATCCAGAAGTTCTCACAGACatcctgtaaatccagcacttgaaGTTTCCATCTCCTGTGGGAAAATAGAGGTGAGACTgagaatttcagaactcatttctGAACTTAAACTCCACATCCTGGATAGCAGCTCCTCCTCTCCCTGCTTCTTGTCCCTCTCTCTGACTTTTCTTCACCCTGTTTTCCCCTTGGATCCtgcccacttccacattttttttttttttttgagaccaagtctccctttttcgcccaggctggagtgcagtggtgtgaggtcacctcactgcaacctctgcttcccgggttcaaatgattctcctgcctcaacctcacaagtagctgggattacaggaacccaccaccatgcccagctaattttagtatttttagtagagttggggtttgccatgttggacaggctggcctccaactcttgacctcagcctcccaatgtgctgggattacactgtgagccaccgtgcctggcccagttctCACTTTTCATGGTGCCTTTCAGTGCCATTAGAGGAGAGGTTCCTGTTACCTCCATGGACCTGGCATGGTGAGCAGTGCTTTCCCTGAGGAGTTGGTGAATGACCAAGtcctctcagcttcctcaccaccaccatcccccCTTGGGCCTCCTCACTTCTCATGACCCAGTTGTTCCTTCTGTTGGACACCTGGGCCCTCCCCACCAGCCCACCTGGGCCACCTCACCTGGGATGAACCCCTTGGGTAAGCAGTGCATCAAGCCCATCCAGCACAGCTTGGAATGCCTCCAGACAAGGCATCTTTATCAGAGGCCTCAGAGGGAGGCGGTGGAAgggccaggcctgcaccatcagCTTCAGGGCCTCACAGCGTCTCCTGCTGAAGGCCTCCATGAACAGTGGGGGGAAAAGTTCCATGGGCAGCTCCTGCAGGGTGGAGATGGCCAAGGCTTGGTCCTTCAGCAGGCTCCGCCCCGCAAGCTCCAGGAGTCTGGGTGGAGTCCGGATGCTCATCTTCATGAATCTGCAGGGAAAACTTCCAGAGGACAAACCCAGAGAAAAGGCATCACTCTCAGGCCAAGCCCATGCAATCTCATCTTCTCCTATGGCAAAAGTCACTGCTCTGGCAATGGTGAAAGAGCCCTCAGTTTACTCCAATTCTACTCTGTACTCAGTGGCCATTAAGCCAGCATTCTGCCTCTGCTGCATCAGCACGAGCGTCTCCCAAGCAGTGAGGAAGCAGGGCCACCACTAGCCCTTCCTTTCTATCCAGTGTTCCATCCAGTGACTAGTGAGTGTGGAGGAACCTGAAAGCGAACCCCTTCTACCATTGGGGGTAATTACTAATTACTCAAGGTTCTAAAACAATGGGAATGGGAGTGTCACAAGCCTACATGCCCACATTTTCAGTTCCTACAAATAAGCTTGTTGGGAACATTCATGGGGCATCCCTAGAATAggttctatttgttttcttttcattatttaagcttgctttctctttctctctctttcttctttccttctttccctctctccctcccttctttctttctttcccactctctctcccttctttctttcttgtcttctttccctgcctcccttctctcattctctctctctttctctctctccctctctcactctctttctgacagggtcttgctctgtcacccagcctggagggtagtggtgggatctcagctcagtgcagccttgacctccaagcTCAAAGGATTCTTCCCccacagcctcctaagtagctgggaccacagttatgcatcaccacacccagctcatcttttattttttgactttgtaaaGACAGTGgatttcgctatgttgtccaagctggtcttgaactcctagtctcaagcaatccaccccccttggcctcccaacatactgggattataggtgtgagcctccgcCCCAGCCTTATTATTGAAAATTTCAGTGAGAAGCTTTGAAAGCTATGTGACACTGTTATGCATCACTCGCAAGATAGACGTTTCCAATGCACACCTCTTACACATATTCAAACTGAACCACTTTGgcagggtgcagtgactcacacctgtaatctgagcattttgtgaggccaaggcaggtggatcatctgagatcaggagttcaagatgagcctggccaacatggtaaaaccctgcctctactaagacagcaaaaattagccaggtgcagtggtttgcacctgtagtccaagctactagggaggctgaggttggaggatcgcttgaacccaagaggcagaagttgcagtgagctgacattataccactccactccagcctgggaaataggctAGAttgaacagagagacagagagagctacATTTGACTAGACTTCTTAATCTCTACCCAGTTAGTCCTGATTGGATTTCTGGCTTTCTTAAAGATCACTGATTGAATTAATATTCATCcatcaaaatgaaacatttaggGATAGGGTGGAAGTCCAAGACTCATTCACTGATTCCCTTCACAAACGTGGAGTTTTACTAATATGTGTCCTTCAAAGTCCTGAGTGTGAGATAGGGAAGGGTTGAATCTCTTCCTGATATTAGACACAAAGAAAGCAAACTTGAAAGTATCTTTGTTGAGGGATCCTTGGCCAcatcaaatttatcaaaatatttcagagttaaaacagttttcaaagacaGAGATGATAGTCCCTAAGAAAACACAATAGAAATCTTCATATATCCAATGATCACCCGGGTGGCATAAATTTTTTGGTGTTGAAGGAGCTGAATCTCACTTcatcggccaggctggagtgcagtggtgtcatctcggctcactgttacCTCGGCCTccaagattcaagcaattctcatgcttcagccttccacgtagctgggactacaggcatgcaccccccaCAGCCACGTCTCCATTCAGGGGGAAGAATTACAGTGAGGACGTGATTGGTTTAAAATTAAGGTCATAGATCCTTTTTCGTTaagatattgtttttgttttttggacagggtgtctctcttttgcccaggctggagtacagcagtggtgtgagcatgactcactgcagcctcaatcttctgggctccagtgattctcccacaccagccacccaaatagctgggactacagatgcatgtcaccatgctcggctaattaaaaaaaaaaaaaaaagtagaggccaAGCACCTgtgactcacagctgtaatcccagcactctgggaggcagaggcaggtggattatctgaggtcaggagtttgagaccagcctggccaacatggtaaaaccttacctctactaaaattacaaaaattagccaggtgcggtggtctgcgcctatagtccaagctactagggaggctgaggcaggaggatcgcttgaacccaggaggcagaggttgcagtgagctgacaataCACCACTGAAGTCCAGCCTGGAAAATACGctacattcaaaaaaaaaaaaaaaaaaaaaaaaaaaaaaaaaaaaaagaaaaaaaggaaaagaaaaagaaaaagaaaaaagagagaaagagaactacATTTGATTCGTCTTCTTcccagttaatcctgattggATTTTTGGGTTTCTTCCAGATTTACTGATGGAATTAGATATTCATCCATCAAAGTGAAAGATTTAGGGTTAGGGTGAAAGTCCAGGACTCATTCACTGATTCCCTCCACAAACATGGAGTTTTACTAATATGTGTCCTTCACAGTCCTGAGTGTGAGATAGGGAAGGGTTGAATCTCTTCCTGAtattagacagaaagaaaaaacttgaaagtATCTTTGTTGAGGGATCCTTGGCCAcgtcaaatttatcaaaatatttcagagttaaaacagttttcaaagacaGAGATGACAGTCCCTAAGAAAACACAGTAGAAATCTTCATGTATCTAATGATCACCTGGGTGGTATCATCTAATATTTTTTGGTGTGGGTGAAgctaagtctcactttgtcgcccaggctggagtacagcggtgccatctcagctcactgtaacctccacctctgagattcaagcaattctcatgcttcagccttccacgtagctgggattacaggcatgcacccccatagCCATGTCTCCATTTGGGTGAAAGAGGATGTGATTGGTTTAAAATTAAGGTCAAAGATCCTTtttgattgattttgtttttgtttttttggacagggtctctctcttttgcccaggctggagtacagcagtggtgtgagcatggctcactgcagcctcaatcttctgggctcaagtgattctcccacatcagccacccaaatagctgggactacagatgcatgtcaccatgcttggctaattaaaaaaaaaagtagaggccaAGCACCagtgactcacagctgtaatcccagcactttgggaggccaaggcaggtggatcacttgaggtcaggtgtttgagaccaacctggtcagcgtggtgaaaccccacctctactaaaaatacaaaacttagccaggcatggtttcaGATGTCTGTGACACCAGCTTCTGAGaatggagactgaggcatgagaattgcttgaacccgggaagtaaaggttgcagtgagttgagatcgtgccactgcactccagtctgggcaacacagtgagactccatccccaccctcaaaaaaaaaaacaaaaacgttgTGTAGAggagggtttttgtcatgttgcccaggttggtctcaaacccctgggctgaaattatcctcccactttggcctccaaaagtgttggggttaaaggcgtgagtcactgctcccttcaagaattttaaaatggcatcaGCCAAAGCACAAtcaacttttttgaaataaagacagaactgcatttagaggaaaacattaaaagcttcaaattgttcatatatataaaaaaaaggaCAGGATATAGCTCTGTGCCATCGTTGGCTGCACTGTCACCATCCCAGACCGACTGACTCTAGGTCAGATGGGAGTGTCCTTACAGAAATTAGTGACTTACCAGATCTGGATGTAGTTTAGAAGGTGCTCAAACCTCAGGAAGAACCAGGCAGGAACTCCAGGCTTGAAGACTTTGGGTCTCTCCTGTGGGTCTTTAGAAGCTTTTATTGACCTTTCTCATCACAACTCCCACCCACAGCCCTCCACATATCCGCTGCTAGCTTCCAATCAAAAAGTGATATCTGATTGCATTTGTGAAGCTCCacccagttaatcctgattggGTTTTTGGCTTTCCCCAGATTAATGGATTGAGTCAGATATCCATTCACATCACATATCTATATTCAGTTCGTGAAGCAAGAAATTGACAGTGTTAGGGATAGGGTAGAAGTCAAGAATACATTCATTCAAggttgggcgaggtggctcatacctgtaattccagcactttggaaggacaaggtgagtaaatcacctgatgtcaggggtTCAAGAGGAGCCAGGTcaaaaaggtgaaaccccgtctctacaaaaatacaaaaatgcaaaaattagctgggcatgatggcaggcgcctgaaacccagctacttgggaggctgaggcaggagaattgcttgaacaaaggaggcaatggttgcagtgagccagaattgtgccactgcactccagtctgggtgtcaGAGGGAcattctgtcaaaaaataaaaaaatctttcattcatGAACTCCACAAACACTGATGGTATTTTACTAATATGTGAACTTCATAGTCTTGAGTGTGAGGCAGGGAAGGATTTGATCTGTTTACGAcattagacagaaaaataaaatctgaaagtaGTGTTGTTAGGAGATCCTTGGccacatcaaaatataaaaatgctttataCTTTAAAACGCTTTCTAAAAACAGAGGAGTCATCCCTACGAAATCAGAATGAAAATCTCAATGTATTGAATGGTCTTCGGGATTTTGTATAACCTAAGGTAGCAGATTACATGCTCGTTCTGGTGGAGGAGAGGTGCCACTGAGGGCGTGAGTGGTCTCAGGGCTTAGGTTAAGGCTTctttggaagaaattgaaaccacatccataaactttataaatttaatcagtgaagaagtgagggagagaaacaaaaataaaccaagcttGCAACACATTCAGCATTCATCACGACGTCTTCTTGCTCTCTGACCTGGTTCCTCATGGTTGCTGGCAGCCTACTGTTCCAAAATCATATAGACCTTAGATTACAGTTCCCCTTAACTTCCCTGCAGACAACGATTCAAGCATTGCAAaacattaactttttcatttgagatattctttcaggTTCTGCATGTCAGTGAAACTACTGATGCCAGCTGATCTGAAGGGCCCTGCAATGCACCAactcaccaaagaatgcagtttctACATCCTGTTGACTTCTTCCCTCTTACCGCTACCCCAACTTTCCGGCCCCTTGCTATCCAGCATCCACTGGAAACCCTCAGTACTCCTTGGGGAGATGAATTTGAGGATCTCCTCCTAGCTTCTCATTCAGCCACCTTGTGATCATTAAACgctctgc
This genomic window contains:
- the LOC129143173 gene encoding PRAME family member 15-like; this encodes MKMSIRTPPRLLELAGRSLLKDQALAISTLQELPMELFPPLFMEAFSRRRCEALKLMVQAWPFHRLPLRPLIKMPCLEAFQAVLDGLDALLTQGVHPRRWKLQVLDLQDVCENFWMVWSEAMAHGCFLNAKRNKKTVQDCPRMRGQQPLTVFIELWLKNRTLDEYLTYLLLWVKQRKDLLHLCCKKLKILGMPFHNIRSILKMVNLDCIQEVEVNCKWILPILTQFTPYLGHMRNLQKLVLSHMDVSRYVSPEQKKEIVTQFTTQFLKLCCLQKLYMNSVSFLEGHLDQLLSCLKTSLKILAITNCALLESDLKHLSQCPSISQLKTLDLNGIRLTNYSLVPLQILLEKVAATLEYLDLDDCGIVDSQVNTILPALSHCFELNTFSFCGNPICMATLENLLSHTIILRKLCLELYPAPRESYGADGTLCWSRFAQLRAELMKRVRDLRHPKRILFCTDYCPDCGNRSFYDLEADQCCC